In Vulpes lagopus strain Blue_001 chromosome 15, ASM1834538v1, whole genome shotgun sequence, the sequence TTTTTCTAAGGTAATTGAAGATACAAAAGTGGTTCATGAGACTTTTCATCTGTTGCTTATTGTCACTTATCATACTAAAAACATGTACAAAATTCTAAGCCTTGGTCTGTCCAAGATGGATAGTACCAGGAAGTAAAAGATGTCACCTGCTGTCAAGGACTGTGCTCTGCTTAGAACTCTGCATCGCAGTCCATTAATCCACAGTATTTTGGTCAGATCTGGTCTGTTTACTCATACTACTCATAATGTCTTAGAACTAGTCTTTTATATTAGAATatcaccaacattttttttcattttctaacattttcatttacttaaaggGCAGGTAAGATGAGAGAATAGGAGAAGAAAATGATAGAGATTTAGAGGGGACAGAATTTGAGagggaaagtattttattttccaacagATCCACCCTAGAAAAGATAGTAATGAGACTTTGAGAAAGAGTGCCGATTCATGGActtcccttattattattttttttatttcaatgtaatACATTTAAGGACATCAATGTACTAAAATGTTTGGTCTGTGAAAGAGCAGAATCATTAGCACCAAAAGGAGTCATGGAGCTTGTATATATTATTAAACCAATGATTGTTACTGTTGGTCATGGGAaaaagtttcatttcatttttacatcCCAAAGTTCTTGAAAGTGCCTGTGGACAAGGGAAATAACACTTTTCAAAGTCTCCATGGAGTCATCAATACGCACCACAGAGGCAGTACTTGGCCTTCCCAGTTTTGGTTTATCTGGTAGACAGGAAAACCAGGGCCCCCAAAAGCCCTAAATAATAGCCCCTACATGCACCCACTGACGTGCAGGAGGGATCCCTACAGTACAGTTCCCCCTGGACTGTGTTCAGGAATGCgcttttacttgctttttttttttttttttaaagaacaaaagcaaCATGCTCTGCAGATCATGGAGCGCCTAGTGCAATTTTCTCCTTGCTCCAACTCCTGACTGCAAAAGGATGAAACCGTTATATGTTCTGCGAATGCTGGCCTGTGGACAAAGCCTTTGGCCTGCCATGCTTTGTAAGCTCTGGGTCCCACAGGAGTCAGAAGGTCTGAGAGCAGGAGCCACAGTCATCACCAGATCTTCCCAGCAATTCGGAGCCCATCAGGGCAGCTGCTGATTCCTTTTGCTTCTCCTCGCCTCAGCCTTTAGTTGAAATTACAACAAGTCAAGTAGCTGATGCTTTTCCCTTCTCCCGGCAAGGGTGAGGAAACATTGTTTACAAGTGTGTTCTGTCTGGCTTCACTGATGAGGCGGCATGCTAAGTCAAGGAAGAGTTTCTCCACGTTATCGGATTCCTTGGCTGAGGTCTCCAGGTAATACATGTCCTGAGCCTCTGAGAATTCTTCAGCTCTCTGTTGGGAGACCTCTCTCCTTTCAGCTAGATCAATCTTGTTGCCTAAAACAGGGATAAATCAAAGAAGGAAACATCATTTGAGCGCGGCAGCATCTAAATTCAATTTCATATCTGAAGTCAAATCAAACAGATGGGcaaataaagcaaagcaaatgtGGCTGTGATTACtggaatgtttattttaaaatatcaatgccATTTGTAATGGCAAAGAACTGGacacaacccaaatgcccataaGCCGGGCACTGGCTTCAATGAAGTATGGTACATCTGCACAATGCAGTTATTTGCCACTGTAAAAAGCAATGAGGAAGGTCTCCATATACTGCCATGGAATGAGACACGAGGATATACTGGTAAGCAAATAAAGCAAAGTAGAAAAAAGGTATATAACATACAACTAAGAAAAAGggataaaaaatacatagatgcATGCTCACaaacttattttattaatgtgagaaTAAgccaaaattttacttttaaagataatGGTTACCCATGAAAGGAACGAGGTTGAGGAGATAGGGAGGGGTAGAAACTTGatctttctaaatataatttgtCTAATCCATTTGATTTCAGAATCTTAGAAATGTTTCACATAATTATACAACTATAACTAtataaaggatacaaaattaaatttaaaaagcaatccctacaaatgcaaagcaaaatgGAACAAATGAACCTGTTTATCATGAAATGGCATAACCACACAGAGGGGAACTATTTTGACTTTAAGATCTAGTATTTTAGCCATGTGTCCCCAGTGGTATATACTCTAAGGACAAAAGAACTGAAGGAAAACATCTTGAACTGTTGCAGTGATCATCCGGTCAGTGACAGTGTGAGTACTGTTATTCTGAGGAGGTTCTATGGGTATTAGGGCATAAAGCAAATGAGTAACTGTATTAGTATCATTGGGTCTGAGATTTGGGGcatgggaaaaaggaaagagagaacaatTAGGTTAACTAAATTTTTTACACTCCTGAATTATAAATGGAAGTATCAGTGTGAATAATACATGGTggattttatctttaagatttttttctacctCTGTTCCCCTGGAAACCTGACAAAAGTGGTATGTCAACTGTGTTGCCCAGCAACAGAGCTTATGGTAAAAGTGACCCCTAACTGATAAAGTCCATCTGACCTAGGAATTCAGTGTATGAATTATAAATATCTAATGGAAAGTCAGAACTTCGGGCTTCCCTGAGTATGGTGGCTCTTCACTTGGAAAGACCCTGAAAGTTAGGTCTGCGGAGTTGTTACAAGAGAGACTGGTTCCTATTAAGGCTTCTAGGCCAAGGCAGGTCCATCACATGCCTGACATAAGCCTTTCTCTTCACACATGAACTGTCCCAGGGAGTCCTGGACCACTATATGGACTGCTATTGAGGATTACTTCCACTGAGACGGAATGTCTGATGCTGACCTGCTATTAAGCCGTATTTTCTGTCCTGTATCCTTCTTAGTGAATATCATGCCAAGTGTGGCCTATTGTAGTCTTGTGAGTCAAAGTGTTTGGTGGAGCCTAATAGACAACCCCCTGTGGGCACTACAGaattcaccacacacacacacacacacacacacgcgcgcgcgcgcgcgttcTGTACGCTGAAACGCTAAAAGCAATGACCACTCACTAGTAAGGAAGATTCCTACCACCTTGGTTGTGGCCTCTATATAACTTCCCATTAATAATAAACAGCGCTTCTTAAAGAGATGGCTAATTCCTGGTCTGGGGCAGGAAATGCACAAATTGTGCCTGGAACACTTAAACCAGAAAGCAAGTGAGGTCAGTGTCAAAAGGTCATATCTACAGGACTCAGGAGACCATTTGAAGCAGCTCCTCTCTCAGAGTTGGAACAATTGGACTATCAATCATAACAATTGCAAGGGCCTAGAATATACTGAAtatatctaaattaaaataatattcaaaatataaacaaattttagTTGTTACTGGAAGATACTAGGGAAacaactcattattttaaaatgtggaaaaaaattttaaaagatagtcAATGATTTTTCTTGGCTATTCTATAAGACCTGTACCTCAGAATATCAACTAGGAAGCATATTtgctaaaaaggaaaacaaaagaactgaATCTGACCAGGTCTCTAAACTTACCTACAAATCTGCAAGAAACACAGGTGATGGAAGAACCTGTCAAGTGACACTACAGTGGTGAAATAACAAAACTCAGACTTGAAAACTCTGAAGGATAAACAAATGCTTTAACAAATAAattccaaaggagaaaaaatggaggGATAACCTACAGGTAAAAGGAGAattcaaagatacaaaaatcaattagaaCAAACAAGCCTTATTTGGATCTTTGATTtgaacaaatttttaagaaatgtatgaGTCAATCTAGGAAATCTGAACATTGTCTAAATTTTTGATGctattaaagaacattttttaggTCTGAAAAGGGGTTTGTGGTAggttctcttctttaaaaatcttcctttaaaGATATACATTGAAATACTGAAAGATAATATAACatctgagatttgcttcaaaatattcTGAAGGCAAGGGGAAATAGCATAGAAAGGAAACAGATAAAATAAGATTGGCCATGAGTTGATAATCACTGAAGCTGGGAGATGTGTACATGAGGGTTGGTTATACCACTTTTTCTACTTTTgcttatgtttgaaattttccataataaaagttttttttttaaaccagtgcCTCTTTCATACTAAATGGACTAATTATCTCCCACCAAATCTCCATTTAACTTCCTTAGACAGAATCCCAAGGAATAATGCTTTAACTCAAGTTCTCAAGCGCTTTCTGTAGAATAAAAAGAAGCCCAAGTCCTTAGATGGGTGTTTCAAGTGCTTCATGACAAACATTCTCCAGTGTGCAAGAGGGTTCTCAGGAATGGACACAGAGCACTAGGCACTTAACTCAGCAGTCTGAAGGAAAAGTCCAGCAATTTGTTACAAAGCAGCACATTACAGTTGGACAAATACAAGGCTTGGAGTTGATCTTACATGCCGTGTAACCTTGGGTAAAGAActtcaactcaaaaaaaaaaaaaaaaaagaacttcacctctctgaaccatgatttcctcatatgtaaattAAGAATtattacacataaaaaaaaaaagaattattacacATAAATTTCCTAATATGATTTCTGGCACAGGTGTGCTAGCTATAATGCTTACTGTACATGTTTACTTACCTTATTGTTAACCATAATTTCTGACTTAACAATGTTTCTGAGATGCTCTAcaatgtttctgaaattccaaaaTTCAAGTCTTGCTAGAATTTATAGTAATATTCCTTtttaggaagaaaacatttttttaaaagattttacttatttattcatgatagagagagagagaggcagagacaaaggcagaggcagagggagaagcaggctccatgcagagagccaatgtgggattcgatcccaggaccccaggatcatgtcctgagctaaaagcagacactcaattgctgagccacgcaggcaccctggaagaaaacattttaacagCCATatactattaacatttttcatCACCCCATAGAGGAGTTTATAACAATCCAATCCATGTCACTGCAATTCCACTGTTAATGGTTATGTATCTGTAACCACAGAAAATCATGGgttgttttctgccttttcccCTTTGCTAAACAGAGGTTCTATCCTcccacaaaatgaaacaaactgcAGAATTTCCCTTAGTGGATTCTTTCTGAAATTAGAACTTTTCAAGTCAGCATGAAtataagaggaggaaaaaaaaatctttttttttagacaatAAGCAATTGCTTCACGAATAAATTCTTTATCAACTAAAGAGATATGCTGTACCTCTAGACCAGCAGTTTCCATGATTTtgtaactagattttttttttttttttggtaatgtttaGCAGCCCACATAACTTTCACGGTAGTCTAccttcttccctagagcctccatTGACAGAAAAATCAATCAGCAATATTTTCTACTTTACTCTTCTAAACCATCAACTTGGGATAGGAcctatttcattttccctttctctcttcaatTTCAGAAGAACTGAATGTTGACTGCATGAATTATGTAGCTGTACACTATATTATTGGAAGGTACCAAGGCACAAGCATTATGTGATTATAAATTCTCTGGTGGCCACAAATCAATTTCCCCCCTCATTAGTCCTTACTTACCCACTAGCACAGTGATGACCTTGTTGCTGGCATATTGTTCTATCTCCCGCAGCCACTCAGGAAGGCAACGGAAGGATTCCTCGCAGGTTATGTCATAGGTGAGGATCAAGGCATTGGCGCTTCGGTAATAACTCTGGGTAATGGACCGAAATCTCTCTTGACCTGCTGTGTCCCAGATCTGAAGCTATAAAGGCATAAGAGAAAGATCAGGttggaaaagcagaaaagaaagtaTTGCCTTGCTTTAGTTTAGAAATGGAAACACTTCACTCAATTTCATGGTTATTTTCTGccctaagaaacaaacaacaacaacaaaaaaaaagtggtttttttttgttgttgttgtttaatgtgGTAGGTGTATCTGGTTAGGGAGAGGGGCTTgctttgttttggggttttttttctttattatattaccTAAGaatctcttttattctttaaaaaaaaaacttactgagcatttattataCATCAAgctctaagcattttacatataacataatcaatgaagtaggtactattactaTATCCATTTCTcatgtgaggaaactgaaacacagagagattAATCAAGTTGCTCAGTGTCTCACAGCCAATATGTGCCAGAGTCAATTTTACCAGGCACTCAAGTCCCAAAGTTCAGGTTCTTAAATACAATGACGTATTACAAATGTCAGGATACAGAGCAAGCTGTCATTCTGTGATTGCTGGCATTTTAGACAGCAAGTGGAGCAGGAGAACATCCAACCTCAACCACCTTTTCCAGCTCAGAATTCAAATGAATCTATTAATATACTATCTTTGTTAATGAAAGCAGGAACAATGCCAtggcaaataaataataataaataataataaagaaaataatctcccTCTACCACTTTTAAGCTCtaagactttgggcaagtcacgtAATCTTTGGGCTTCAGTGGTTTCATGAAGAGGTTAGTAATATGCAAGTCTACTGAAAGTTCACATTTTCTGAAGTCATCTACCACTACTAAGACCTAGTAACTGATGGTtctaataataaagaagaaaataaaaaacacttct encodes:
- the RAB30 gene encoding ras-related protein Rab-30, which produces MSMEDYDFLFKIVLIGNAGVGKTCLVRRFTQGLFPPGQGATIGVDFMIKTVEINGEKVKLQIWDTAGQERFRSITQSYYRSANALILTYDITCEESFRCLPEWLREIEQYASNKVITVLVGNKIDLAERREVSQQRAEEFSEAQDMYYLETSAKESDNVEKLFLDLACRLISEARQNTLVNNVSSPLPGEGKSISYLTCCNFN